The DNA segment ATTGTCATCATTGACGATGATAAATCGCTAAATGAATTGCCGGCTCATCTAAAGCAAAGACTGGTATTGACAGATCCTTATATTGGTTTGAACAGCAATTCAGATTTAAGCAGAATTCTAAACAGAAAGCCCAAAAATAGCTTCCTTTAACTCATAAGAAGAACCGTCATTATTTTATGGCAATTTTGAAATCAATAATTTTAAATTATCAATTACCAGGTTTGGCTCGTCAATCATGATAAAGTGTCCCGAATTTGTGGTGGCAATATGAGTGAAATCGGTTACCCCATTTTTTAATAACTCGTGTGCATTATAGAAGATTTGCTTAGCTGATGATGAAGTGCTGGCATCCACTTTCATACTGGTTAATACAATTACCGGTACGTTTGGCAAAGAAGGTAAGGTGCCGGCGTACTGTAAGTCTTCTATGAACTCCCTGGCTTCAAGTGTTCCTCCGAAATTTGCACCATTGGCATTTTTGGAAGCCTCATAAAGCGCATCTTCCTCGGCTTGGGTGGGGTGACTGTAAAATTCGTGTGAAGGATCAACAAATAACAGTGCTGCCGTTTTGACTGGGTTTTTAATCGCATAATCTCTGATGATCATACCGCCTAATGAATGCCCGATCAATATGACTTTTCTTCCGTTTGAAAACTTATCAATTACGTTTTCCAATTCACTTCTTAACCGTTCTATATTTCTTGGGCCCGGGCCATTCTCTGATTTCCCATAACCTGCACGGTCGTACATGAGTATGTCGGTAACGCTGCTTATTTGTGAAGCAACAGCATTGCTGCTCCATACGGTATGGTCATTGCCTAATCCAGATTCAAAAACAACCAAATACTTCGAGTTTTTTATTGCGGAGAATGACGCTAGTTTGTGGGTGTTTAAACTGATCTTCGTTTCGGTAAAAACCGATTTTGGGTCATTCTTTTTTTTACAGGAAGAAACCAAAAAAAGACTGGCAAAAGCCATAAGTATCATTTTCGTATGAGCGTTTTTCATTCCAAATTTTTTCGCAAAGCTAATCGATTAAATGAAAGTCTCCATATTATTAAATTGTAATCCGCCGGGCAAGTGTTGTGAGTCCTCAAAATGTTTTTTTACATGCTGAGCCAGGCTAAAGGGACCATGATTGCATTGAAAACTGCGTGGAGCAACATGCTATACTTTAAGCCATATTTTACCCGGATATATCCCATTGTTAAACCACCGAATATCTGAGAACTAATGTATAGTATAAAAGAAGGATCAGACAAGGTTAGGCCCTTGATGTTACTCATGTGTACATAACCAAAAATAATTGCCGTATAGTAAAACAGGAATACATAATAGTTTCGGAATAGATGAACAGCTTTCAGTCGCTTCAATTTGTCTGTCAGTATAGTTACCGTCAGCGTAGCGATGAAAAAGACAATATATATAGCGAATAGCACATTGTCATTTTTGAGGAAAGAGCCGGTAATCAGCGCAGCTGAGATTCCTACAAACCAGATGCTGACCTTAGGTTTTCTAAGTTGCCATCTAAAGACAAATTCCTCAGCAAGAGGCGCAACTACCACTCCCAAAAGCATAGCTAGAGGGAATCCATATTTAAAGAGATCCGAATCCTCATATTTCACAATTAATTGGAATTTCAGGAGCGTATAATAAATTATGGTAATGACAAGGGCAAATGCAAGGTCTAAAATAAGGAGCCATAACAGCTCTTTCCAGACTGCTTTCTTGTCTGCGAGCTGTAGGGGTAAGCGTGGGTATTTTAGATATTGCCAATAGGTGGAGAGCGTTTCAATCATTTTCAGTATCAGGATTTTCTAAAGATATATAAAGATGTGTGATTCTGACAGGTATTTAATTCTGAACTGTCCGAGAGTGTACGCTTACCGTTCGATAATGAACGGTTTAATAAAACGCAAACAATTAAGTCGCTGTATTTCAGTTGCTTGGTATTTAATTCACTCTTGGCATAAACTTAGTAAATTGCAGGTCAATCGTATTTGTTTAATTGACAAACCAATTGCTGCCATGTTCAGACTCAATTTAAAAATCGCCTTGCGTAATCTCTGGAGAAACAAGACTTCTTCCGTTATTAATATTGTTGGTTTGGCGGTTGGTCTATCTGCCTGTCTGCTATTGCTGTTATATGTCAATTACGAGATGAATTTCGACCGTCACTTTAAGGATTCAGATAAAGTCTATCAGGTGATGACGAATTTTCAGGATGCTAACGGAAAGATTACAAGTACAGGAGATGTACCGGGAAACGGGATCGCCATGGCCATTAAAACTAGAATTCCAGAGGTCGACGCGATTGCCAGAATTGGTGGTGGTGATGAATCGCTCATTGCCAATAAGGAAAAAATATTTAAAAAATCAGATCTCTTTGCCGATCCGGAGATCCTGAAAATTTTCAATTACGAGTTCATCACCGGCAATCCAGTGACGGCATTAAATACACCTGATGCTATAATATTGACAGAGACTACTGCGAAAATTTTATTCGGTAGTACCGATGTGCTGAACAAAACGGTCAGGTATCAAAACCGAAACGATTTAAAGGTTACTGGTGTAATCAAAAATTTGCCGGCCAATGTTTCATTCCGGTTTGATTATTTGATGTCCTGGTCTTTTTATGAAAGTATAAATGATTACGTTAAGAAACCGAGTTGGGGAGATTTTAATTTTCCTGTAATGGCAAAGGTTAATGATCCGGCCAATATTGAGTTGATTAATGCTAAGGTGAAAAAACTGTTCAATGAAAACTATACGGCACAAAGGAATGAGAATTTCCTGTTCCCTTTAACCGATATACATTTGCATGGCGAATTTCTGAACGGCAAAAGTATAGGTGGCGACATTGAACGTGTTTATCTTTTTATTGCATTGGCCTTTGGTATTTTGTTGGTGGCCTGCATCAATTTCATGAACATGGCCACGGCTAAGTCAGAGCGCAGGGCGAAGGAAGTAGGGATCAAGAAGACTATCGGCGCAACCAGAGGATCTTTGGTCATTCAGTTCCTCACCGAAGCGATGGTCCTTACTGCAGTAGCTGTCCTGATTGCCATTACCATTGTAGAAGTTACTTTACCCGTATTTAATAACCTGCTGGGGATAGACATTGCAATTGGTTATACCAATACCGGCTATTGGCTGGGTATCCTGTCCGTAGCATTGCTGACTGGCCTTTTATCCGGTACTTATCCGGCGCTATTCCTCTCTTCTTTTAACCCGATTCAGACTTTAAAAAAGAAAACAGCAAGGACGAAACTCATTCCTTTTAACATCAGGCAGGTGTTGGTGGTGGTGCAATTTTGTTTTGCCATTATACTCATCATCGCTACGCTTGTGATCTATAAACAGATGCAGTTTATAAAGAACAGACCGATAGGCTATAACATTAATTTGCTGGCGGAGATGCCTCAGGATGGAGAATTGAATAATAAGTTTGATCTGCTTAAAGCACAACTGTTAAAAAGCGGAGCGGTCACTGCTGTCAACAAATCTTCCAGAGGTATGACCAATGTGGGCAGCTGGTTTTATGGCTTCCAATGGCCGGGAATGGAAGAAAAGGGAAAAGAAATTGTTTTTAACCGTTTGGAGACCCAATATGATTTCGTAAAGACCAACGGTGTAGAACTCGTGGCAGGCCGCGATTTCTCCAGAGATTTCGCATCAGATAGTGCTGGAATTATGCTGAGCAGTACCGCCGTAAAGATGATGAAGCTTAAAAATCCATTGGGAACGAACGTAAATCTCTTTGGAAATCAGCTGAAGGTGATCGGCGTTTTTAAAGATTTCATCTGGTCTTCCCCTTATCGTTCCGGAAATCCGATGGTGATCATCTTTAATAAAAATCCGGGAGGAAACATTAATATGCGCTTAAATCCTGCCAATAGTGTGAGCAGAAATGTGGAGCTGATCTCGACCATTACCAAAAATATCAATCCGGAATATCCGGTAGAAATCAAGTTTGTCAATGACCTGTTTTCGGAAAAACTGCAGTCGGAAAGGATTCTGGGCATTCTGGCCAATCTGTTTGGAGGCATTGCGATACTCATCTCTTGTCTGGGACTTTATGGCCTTGTTGCTTACAGCGCAGAGCAGCGTACCAAAGAGTTTGGTGTGCGTCGTGTACTAGGTGCTTCAATTGGCAATATCATGAGATTGCTCTCGGTTTCCTTTCTGAAAATGGTGTTTATCGCCGTGTGTATCGGTGTGCCTCTGGCTTATTACCTCATGAACAGATGGCTCGGCGAGTTCGAGTTCAGAACCACCATATCCTGGCCAATAGTCTTGATCTCCATAAGCGGAACGGTAATTATTGCATTTTTGACCGTTAGTTTTCAGGCTTATAAAGCAGCAAAAGCCAATCCTGTTGAAGCCTTGAAGTACGAATAAAACTAGCTGTCTAAGCGGTAAATCAGCAGGTCTTTTCGCCTGCTGATTTATCTAAGGGCCTGATGGTGATCATTGTGTTATACTGGTTTTTTAGGTTTTTTGTTTTTCTTCTGGCGGATCAGGTGTTCCATCTCTGATCTGAGAAAGTACTTTTTCCCGCCTATTATTTTAGGAACAAATGTTCCATCCAATATTCTTCGCCTGTAGGTGGAAGGTCCGATGTGCATGGCGTTCATAAATTCTTTGAGGTCCAGAATTTCGTCTTTTGGAGGAGAGATCAGCTGGATCGGTTGCGGGGCATTGTCTTGCCGGTCTGTTAATTGTTTGAATAGGGAACTGTGTTCCTTCAGGAGGGTAATGATGGTGGAAAGAAAATCGTGTAAATGCATTTGTGTGTGTTTTTAGGGTGATTGAATTAAGAATTTTTGAAATGAGCTTTCAGGATTTTAAAAAGGTTATTGAATCTGGTTTGACTACCTAGGAACAAACTGATTCTTAAACCTGTGATTTGATGCTGCGGAATTGGATTTTGATCAGGTGGGTCATAGAATCCTGAGTCAATGAGCTTGGGAATTAAAGCGTTGATGTCATTGGCAAAATGGATAAAAATGAAGATTCCGGCCCTGGTGTCTGACAGGACCGCATACCTGGTCAGCTGCATGTTTTTAAAGAGGTTTTTTACCTTTTTTTGAATGCTGCGTAACCAGTGGTTTACCTTATGGATAATGCTTTGAAATATGCTCTTCTCCAATAGTTTTACCAGTGCCCGTTCAAAGTGAATGTCCCAGGTTTCATAGAGGTATCTTGATTTTATGACGATATGATCGATGAAATTTTTGGGTGCGAGCACAAAACCTAAATTATGGAGCCATGGTGTATGCCTGCTGAGTGAGCTGATGTAAATGACCTTTGCTTTTTCGTCTTTGTCAAACAATGACCTTCCGGGAGCGCTGTAATAACATCCGTGTTCTTCGTTATGTTCTATGATCGCAAAGTTATAGAGCTCTGAAAGTTGCAGCAAACGATCCCTTCGGTTGGGGCTTAGGTAGATCATATCCGGATATTGTCCTGCGGGTTCAACATACACCAGTTTTATGCGTGCTGCCTTGCAATTTGTTTCAATTTCAGTCATCTTGATTCCTTGCTGATCGGAGCTGATTTCTATGATTTCCGCACCTGTCGATGTGATGAGTTCTTTAACCCTCGAATCGCATTTGCCGGAAAGGATTACTTTGTCTGCGTTTCTAAGCAAGGTGTGTAATACCATCTTTAATGCCATTCCTGCACCTGGAATAATGGCGAGATGTGAAGGTTGAATATTCAGGCAGCGGCTTCTGACTTCCCGATGTATCAGGCTGTGAAAATTCTGATCAGGTATACGCCTGGTTTGCGCGGGGCATTCGGTAGAACATTCATGTAATTCTTCATAGAGTAAAGATGGTTTAGGCAGGTTGAGAACCTGATGGTCGGGGTAGTATGGACCGAGGGTGATAAAGGTATTTTCCGGAAGTTGCTGTTTATTAAAACTGAAACCCGCAACTTGTTTTGGTGAAGCTGTGGCGTTTTCATTGGGTAATGCCTCGGGGCTAATAAAAGTTCCGATCTTTCCTTTTGTGTATAGAATGCCTGCCTTACAGAGGGCTTTGTAGGCGGATTCTACATCGTGATACAATTTGTCCACTTTGTTGTGCTTTGACAGGCTGTTTGCAAACTCCTGGATCCCAGGCATACGGAGGTTTGGAGGCCTGAACCCGGTTTTGATTTTAGCTTCGATCTGGACCTGAATTTGTCGGGGGAAAGTAATTTTGGCCCCCGTTAATCTGAAGTTTTCATACCATAATTTTTTCATGTAATTTTTATTAAATTATTTAAAATACTTTATTAATTTGAATACTAAAATAATCTATTGTTAAATATTGTTGCTGTTTTTGTCTGTGGATTCATGGTCTTGGTGGGTATCCATAGGCAATTTGTCATTCTTATCCATGAACGGAAGGAGCGGTGTTTTTGTTATGTTTTTTTGGTGAGAAAATAGAAAATGTGTATAGTTTTTTTGCTGAATTTTCATCCTGGTATTCTTGTTTTGTTGTATTTATTGGGACAGGTAATCGTTCTATTAATGGTCTTTTTATGTGGTTTTAAGCTGATTTTGACCTGATTGTTACCTTGTTCAGGACTCGTTTGAAGTTAACAGGCTTTACACTCGGTCTAAGCTCGGTCTATACTCGGTGCTAACTCGGTCATGAGCGAGTTTAAGTCGTGTAAGTAGTGAGTGAAAGTCGGGTAAGCAAAAAGTGAGCGTACAATCTGGTACGTACTTTTTAGTATGTTCGTATATCTTTTAATTAAATAATGATATTATGGCACGAAATAAAAATGGGATTTTAGGAGGGTTTAGTGGTAAAGTTGGCAGTGTTGTCGGCTACAATTCTTATGGTGTGGACAGGATGAGAGGTTTGCCTGAGCGTATAGCTCCGGCCACAGTCGCAGAAATTAAGAACAGAACAAAGTTTAAGTTGGTACAGGATACTTTGAATTGCTGTAAGGAATTGATCAAGATTGGTTTTAATAACTATTGGACAAAGACAGGTGGGATGAGGGGGGCAGTTTCGTATAACAAAATGTTTGCAGTGAAGGAAGAGGAGGGAGCATATTCTATTGATCCGGAAGAATTTAGGTTTAGTGGTGGTACGCTTCCAGGTTTGAAGGAGGTGAGGGTGGAAAAGGAAGGTAAGGATTTGTTCAGGTTTTATTGGGATAAGGAATTTGTTCCAGATTCGTCTCCGCAGGATCAGGTAATGATGTTGGCTATTGATTTGGAAGGTAAGCAGGCGAGTTATGTAGCGTATGGTGGTTTTAGGAGTTCTGGAACTGATGTACTGAGGCTTTCTGTTGATTTGGTTGGAAAAGTAGTGGAGGTTTATATTGGAATGATAGCAAGAGATAGATCCAAGCAATCGGATAGTCAATATTTAACAATGAACATCGTTTAATAGTTTATCTAATTAAATGTACGGATTAGTTAATTTTTGAAGTTGTAAATTACCTGATTTGAATTAAAAAACTTATTTACTTTTGATACATTTGTACTATGCTGAAAAATGATTTAGAAAGTCTTCAAAATATAGCCAAAGAGAGAACTGTCAGAACTCAAAGTATCGAGTATGATTTAGAAACATTAGTTAAGAAGATTAAAAAAGGGGTAATAAAACTAGATCCTGATTATCAAAGGAGGCATAGATGGGATGTTGAAACGTCATCTAAGTTAATAGAAAGTTTGATTCTAAATATTCCGATCCCAACAGTATATCTTTCATATGATGTTGATGTAGATGAAGATCCTGAGGACAATGAAGCAAGGTATTCTGTTATTGATGGACAACAGCGATTAACGGCAATCCTTAATTTTTTTGACAACAAATATGCATTAAAGGGGTTGGATATACTTGAAGCTCTTGAAAATTGTTTTTATAGAGATCTACCACCCTTTTTATTGAGAAGACTAGAAGAAAGAACTATCAAATGTTTAAGGATAGATTCCACAGTCGATCCACAAGTTAAATATGATATTTTCGAGCGACTAAATTCTGGATCTGTCGTATTGGGTTCTCATGAATTAAGAAATGCTGTTTTGAGAGGTCCTTTTAATAATGCTTGCAAACTATTGGCTAAGAACGAAGATTTTAGAGTTTTAAATCAAATTTCTTTAACATCTCCAGATACCAATGTAAAAGTTAAGAAGATGGAAGACGCAGAATTGGTTTTGCGATTCTTTTCGTTAATTGAAAATAATTATAAAAAATACAAAAAATCAAAAGACAAAAACTTCAAAGACTTTTTGTCAGATAACTTGGGCGAGAAGAATAGATTAACAACTAAGAAGATTGCCGAGTATGCGAAATTATTTGCTGAGACGATGTCATTTATTAGAAAATGCTTTGGTGACAATGCGTTCGCAAAATATAAAGAAGAAGGTGGGAAATTGGTGCTTCAATCTAAATTTAATGCAGCGGTTTATGATGCTTTAGCAATCGCAGTAGCAACGGAAGTCGTACAAAAAGGTCAACACAATGAAAGTATGAGTTCGGTTAGCGAGAAGTTTCTAAAACTGTTTTCAGATGCCAAATTTCATGAATCTGTTTCAGGCTCAATACTAGATAGTGGTAAAATAATCTATAGGATTGATACAACAAGATCTATATTTTAAATGGGTTCATTTGTAGAAGATGGGATCCAACTATTGGCTGAAAGGATTGAAGAACTTAATGTGCTT comes from the Pedobacter sp. FW305-3-2-15-E-R2A2 genome and includes:
- a CDS encoding alpha/beta fold hydrolase, translated to MKNAHTKMILMAFASLFLVSSCKKKNDPKSVFTETKISLNTHKLASFSAIKNSKYLVVFESGLGNDHTVWSSNAVASQISSVTDILMYDRAGYGKSENGPGPRNIERLRSELENVIDKFSNGRKVILIGHSLGGMIIRDYAIKNPVKTAALLFVDPSHEFYSHPTQAEEDALYEASKNANGANFGGTLEAREFIEDLQYAGTLPSLPNVPVIVLTSMKVDASTSSSAKQIFYNAHELLKNGVTDFTHIATTNSGHFIMIDEPNLVIDNLKLLISKLP
- a CDS encoding CPBP family glutamic-type intramembrane protease, whose translation is MIETLSTYWQYLKYPRLPLQLADKKAVWKELLWLLILDLAFALVITIIYYTLLKFQLIVKYEDSDLFKYGFPLAMLLGVVVAPLAEEFVFRWQLRKPKVSIWFVGISAALITGSFLKNDNVLFAIYIVFFIATLTVTILTDKLKRLKAVHLFRNYYVFLFYYTAIIFGYVHMSNIKGLTLSDPSFILYISSQIFGGLTMGYIRVKYGLKYSMLLHAVFNAIMVPLAWLSM
- a CDS encoding ABC transporter permease, with amino-acid sequence MFRLNLKIALRNLWRNKTSSVINIVGLAVGLSACLLLLLYVNYEMNFDRHFKDSDKVYQVMTNFQDANGKITSTGDVPGNGIAMAIKTRIPEVDAIARIGGGDESLIANKEKIFKKSDLFADPEILKIFNYEFITGNPVTALNTPDAIILTETTAKILFGSTDVLNKTVRYQNRNDLKVTGVIKNLPANVSFRFDYLMSWSFYESINDYVKKPSWGDFNFPVMAKVNDPANIELINAKVKKLFNENYTAQRNENFLFPLTDIHLHGEFLNGKSIGGDIERVYLFIALAFGILLVACINFMNMATAKSERRAKEVGIKKTIGATRGSLVIQFLTEAMVLTAVAVLIAITIVEVTLPVFNNLLGIDIAIGYTNTGYWLGILSVALLTGLLSGTYPALFLSSFNPIQTLKKKTARTKLIPFNIRQVLVVVQFCFAIILIIATLVIYKQMQFIKNRPIGYNINLLAEMPQDGELNNKFDLLKAQLLKSGAVTAVNKSSRGMTNVGSWFYGFQWPGMEEKGKEIVFNRLETQYDFVKTNGVELVAGRDFSRDFASDSAGIMLSSTAVKMMKLKNPLGTNVNLFGNQLKVIGVFKDFIWSSPYRSGNPMVIIFNKNPGGNINMRLNPANSVSRNVELISTITKNINPEYPVEIKFVNDLFSEKLQSERILGILANLFGGIAILISCLGLYGLVAYSAEQRTKEFGVRRVLGASIGNIMRLLSVSFLKMVFIAVCIGVPLAYYLMNRWLGEFEFRTTISWPIVLISISGTVIIAFLTVSFQAYKAAKANPVEALKYE
- a CDS encoding DUF6266 family protein, with amino-acid sequence MARNKNGILGGFSGKVGSVVGYNSYGVDRMRGLPERIAPATVAEIKNRTKFKLVQDTLNCCKELIKIGFNNYWTKTGGMRGAVSYNKMFAVKEEEGAYSIDPEEFRFSGGTLPGLKEVRVEKEGKDLFRFYWDKEFVPDSSPQDQVMMLAIDLEGKQASYVAYGGFRSSGTDVLRLSVDLVGKVVEVYIGMIARDRSKQSDSQYLTMNIV
- a CDS encoding DUF262 domain-containing protein; this translates as MLKNDLESLQNIAKERTVRTQSIEYDLETLVKKIKKGVIKLDPDYQRRHRWDVETSSKLIESLILNIPIPTVYLSYDVDVDEDPEDNEARYSVIDGQQRLTAILNFFDNKYALKGLDILEALENCFYRDLPPFLLRRLEERTIKCLRIDSTVDPQVKYDIFERLNSGSVVLGSHELRNAVLRGPFNNACKLLAKNEDFRVLNQISLTSPDTNVKVKKMEDAELVLRFFSLIENNYKKYKKSKDKNFKDFLSDNLGEKNRLTTKKIAEYAKLFAETMSFIRKCFGDNAFAKYKEEGGKLVLQSKFNAAVYDALAIAVATEVVQKGQHNESMSSVSEKFLKLFSDAKFHESVSGSILDSGKIIYRIDTTRSIF